One region of Ignavibacteria bacterium genomic DNA includes:
- a CDS encoding DUF1858 domain-containing protein has translation MYKENIDLAITPDTKVGELLDNFPFLESVLIELAPVFTKLKSPVLRKTIAKVTSLRQAATVGQIPISKLINELRRAAGVDSDSDFEGESWKLNAPKIEEEINPSVVYDAAQDLEDGVHPGAKVAQGVSKLNSGEIYLLITPFTPAPLIDKMKEKGHTVWSKKTGSSRFETYIKKC, from the coding sequence ATGTACAAGGAAAATATTGACCTCGCAATAACACCTGATACCAAAGTCGGGGAACTGCTGGATAATTTCCCATTCCTGGAGTCAGTCCTAATTGAACTGGCTCCTGTTTTTACAAAACTCAAAAGCCCTGTTCTAAGAAAAACCATAGCTAAGGTAACCAGCCTGCGCCAGGCTGCAACTGTGGGACAGATACCGATTTCAAAACTGATAAACGAACTCAGACGGGCTGCCGGCGTGGATTCAGACAGTGACTTTGAAGGGGAAAGCTGGAAGCTGAATGCACCCAAGATTGAAGAGGAAATCAACCCCTCAGTAGTCTATGATGCCGCACAGGATCTTGAAGACGGCGTTCATCCGGGCGCTAAGGTGGCCCAAGGCGTAAGCAAGTTAAATTCCGGGGAAATTTACCTCCTTATTACCCCCTTTACTCCGGCACCTTTAATCGATAAAATGAAAGAAAAGGGGCACACCGTGTGGTCGAAGAAAACAGGCAGCAGCAGGTTCGAAACTTATATTAAAAAATGTTAA
- a CDS encoding DUF438 domain-containing protein, giving the protein MSEIINNRQERLALLKSMILKINSGETPEAVKQEISSLLKEVPYEDVVTVEQELFSEGVDRDNMLELCDLHSDALKGIIDLSSSRKEPSGHPVHTFKRENQALRREISFIRKIFTEINAMDDEAAAGGLFLKLHTHFNNLMDVDKHYLRKENLLFPFLEKYKITGPSTVMWGKDDEARTLLKNALTVLPESHNITSGDGKAVIEISLAPAAAAVEEMIYKEEQILFPMAMDTLKEEEWFEVMRQSDEIGYCLFAPVDEWKPAAMENSNSEFNQLKGKVNLPTGSFTLKELTAMLDTFPFDVTFVDKDDFVRFFSHGKERIFQRNKAILGRKVQFCHPPSSLSVVEKILDDLRQGRQEKAEFWINMRGRFIFISYYAVRSETNEYLGTLEVTQDLTRLRQLEGERRILSYDENTETEKN; this is encoded by the coding sequence ATGAGCGAAATAATCAATAACAGGCAGGAAAGGCTGGCACTTCTTAAGTCGATGATACTTAAGATCAATAGCGGTGAAACTCCGGAAGCGGTAAAACAGGAAATCTCCTCTCTCTTAAAGGAAGTCCCTTACGAAGACGTAGTTACAGTTGAGCAGGAACTCTTTAGTGAGGGTGTCGACCGAGACAATATGCTGGAGCTTTGCGATTTGCATTCAGACGCCCTGAAGGGAATAATAGACCTGAGCTCTTCAAGAAAAGAACCCTCGGGCCACCCTGTGCACACTTTCAAAAGGGAAAACCAGGCCTTAAGAAGGGAAATCTCATTTATAAGGAAAATATTTACTGAGATTAACGCCATGGATGATGAGGCCGCAGCAGGCGGACTGTTCTTGAAGCTCCACACACATTTTAATAACCTTATGGATGTGGATAAGCACTACTTAAGAAAAGAAAATCTTTTGTTCCCGTTCCTCGAGAAGTACAAGATTACAGGGCCCTCAACCGTCATGTGGGGAAAAGATGATGAAGCCCGCACACTTCTTAAAAACGCCCTTACAGTTCTGCCTGAGTCACACAATATCACTTCAGGCGACGGAAAAGCTGTTATTGAAATTTCACTTGCCCCGGCCGCAGCTGCCGTAGAGGAGATGATTTATAAGGAAGAACAGATCCTTTTTCCTATGGCAATGGATACTCTGAAGGAAGAGGAATGGTTTGAAGTCATGCGCCAGAGCGATGAAATAGGCTACTGCCTCTTTGCTCCCGTAGACGAGTGGAAGCCCGCGGCAATGGAAAACTCAAATTCTGAATTTAACCAGCTGAAAGGAAAGGTTAATCTTCCAACCGGATCATTTACTCTAAAGGAACTTACGGCAATGCTCGACACTTTTCCTTTTGACGTGACATTTGTGGATAAAGATGATTTCGTTCGGTTCTTTTCGCACGGAAAGGAAAGAATTTTTCAGAGAAATAAAGCTATACTTGGGCGCAAGGTCCAGTTCTGCCATCCGCCATCGAGCCTGTCCGTTGTGGAAAAAATCCTGGATGACTTGCGTCAGGGGCGCCAGGAGAAGGCTGAATTCTGGATCAATATGCGCGGAAGGTTTATCTTTATTTCCTACTATGCCGTGCGCTCGGAAACTAATGAATACCTGGGAACTCTTGAAGTTACTCAGGACCTCACCAGGTTAAGACAACTTGAAGGTGAAAGAAGAATACTTTCTTATGATGAAAATACAGAAACGGAGAAAAACTAA